In Hyperolius riggenbachi isolate aHypRig1 chromosome 1, aHypRig1.pri, whole genome shotgun sequence, the genomic window cacgtgtgctggcgacaggcaacatttgcaacccgtgagtacgggccataacactgctactgtctactgagtgcgctctagtggctgcctcgcaaacgctttgagtccgacaggagtaaggcgctatacaaatactgcaattattattactctgtacagcgctgcggaagatgtcggcgctatataaatacaaaataataataatcaatggTGGCCTATGAGAATGGACTCCGTCCATTCTTTCATTGAGATGCATTACCTCTAGCggccagcaggtggcagcagtCTCCAGCACATTGTGCCTTTCCTTGAGAGGTGCATTACCGCTAGCggccagcaggtggcagcagtCTCCAGCACATTGTGCCTTTCCTTGAGAGGTGAATTATCTATTCGCTAGCAGGCCTCCTGTGCGTTCCAGCGTGAGGCGCATCCCGGAAGTGTTGCAGAGATCTGATCTTGTCGCTGATTGGTGGACAGCGCAGCCCCTCCCTTCAGTATGAGTGGCAAGATGGCGGCGCAGTGAGGAGAGGTGTGGAGATATCTGAGGATCCGTGTGAGGTCAGTGATCACCCCTTGCCTTGcactgctgggagttgtggttcctCAGCCTTGAGCTCTGCAGCTGGGGGTGCACTACTAGTCCCAGGCTCCcccgcagggcatgctgggagacaCGTGTCCTGTCACTGGGAGAGGTCCCCATACACTGAGCAGCAGGGGCCCCTcctgtgctgggggaggggggtgcacagGGCTTCTCAACTCAATATTGCTGCATAGATTCACACAGAGACTCTGGATTGTTATTGTCTAGTTGTGGGCACCCAGCAGGAAACCCTATAGATTTATATTTGCCAAGTACAGGGTGCCATAcaaggaattgtttttggcactcaGTACAGCAGACTCACATGGGCAGAGACAGGGCCAaggcagagacgagagaggctcAGCCTCAGGacgctgtgtaggagggggcgctgggcagaggcaagagaggctcagcctcaggacgcagtgtaggagggggcgcagggtgggcagaggcaagagaggctccagcctcaggacgctgtgtaggagggggcgctgggcagaggcaagagaggctcagcctcaggacgcagtgtaggagggggcgcagggtgggcagaggcaagagaggctcagcctcaggacgcagtgtaggagggggcgcagggtgggcagaggcgagagaggctccagcctcaggacacagtgtaggagggggtgctgggccgaggcgagagaggctccagcctcggcgtagtgtaggagggggtgcagggcaaaggcgagagaggctggagcctcagggcgcagtgtaggaggggacgcacaacttACTAAGCTATCATTCCACCattgtgcttgaagcagagagaaataagccagataactagagattaaggtgttgggggccctgggatgcctcttatgctggatacacacgttgcggtTTCCCGTgcgattcgcgggatcgattccgtcgattcgattatttccaacatgtccgatcgtgtttcgatggatacagccggcgattttgcatacttaatatgcaaaatcgacggctgtatccatcgaaacacgatcgaacatgttggaaataatggaaTCGACTGAATCGATCCCGGGAATCGCACgggaaaacgcaacgtgtgtatccagcattagtctaatagcaatcattgtgtgacggctgaaatgggagggatgggagtgccgtactttggtgtctcagccttgggtgctggaggacttgtCCTGGATCTGGGAAGAGAAAATGAATACATGGGTACATACtgtttatatatcttatataaTAATTTCCACGTGTCTCTGCATcctatgtccctgtgtcagtgcttttgggcgggcgggcgtgcatgtgcGCTGTAATGCTGCTGCGGTGACACACCTGGAGcctatttttaaacgggcttaggttgcTTAGTgggatgtatttatatatgcttTATAGTGAacgccaagggaccaggaaaagtagtacaGTAActtagaattggtcatacattgttaaTAAACAGATGCGTttgctgagtttactatatccagaggtttactataatgagatttatatatatatataggtagactgatagatagatagctagCCAGAACAGCTTCTGTTTCTGGAGGTCCTGGTGGAGAGAGTCCTGAAGCGGCGTCCTGATGGGAGTAGGTTGGAGTAGCGGTTgccgaggtgggagggatggtttGCAGTCCTGGCTGCTCTGGTTAATGGTCTGGGGGAGTACAGGGGGTCCAGAGATGGGAAGGGGATCCTGATGATCTTCTCAGCAGATTTTACCACTCTTCGCCGTAGTATTGAGTCAGGAAGGTGCCCAACATGCCAGATTTTGTTGTAACTGGTGCAGGTAGAATAGTCGTTGCTGCGCCCTTTTCTGCGGACTGAGTTGAGAAGCCCTCGTCTAGAAGAAAGGAAAAAGAGTGTCATCGTCTGTCTAGATGTGATTCGATCTCCCCGCTGCAGAGATGTTTCTCAACCATAGCTGTTGATGTATCTCATAGTTCAGTACTATGATGATGGCGCTTTATGCATTGATAATAACACTTGCCTTTTATAGTTCACAGGCTGTCCTTTGTGGAATCATTTCTGTGGATGTGTCCCTCTTATATTGGTGATCTCTCATTGTACTGATGTTTGTGTGTTGCATGCAGAGTCCTGGGCTGGAGTCATGGAGAACTACAAGAAGGtgcgggaggaggagaaggctcaGGATCCGCcgttttccgccctccctccAGACATCATTGATATGAAAGTGAAGGATGGAAGCAAGATCCGGAATCTGATGGGCTTTGCCATCGGTAAGATGGAGAGCGACGGCGTGCGGCAGATCCTGTTCAGCGGCACCGGCAAAGCCCTCAGCAAGACCATCACCTGCGTGGAGATCATGAAGAGGAGGGTGAAGAACCTCCACCAGGTCACCAAGGTCTTCTACAGGCCAAGAGAGGAGATCTGGGAGCCCATCGTACCGGAGGTGGGCCTGGACCCCCTGACTGTGAAGAGAAACACCCCCGCCATCTGCGTCCTGCTCAGCAAGGACCCCTTAGACACATCAGAACTGGGATACCAGGCCCCGGGCAAGTACGACTCCCACTGGATACAAGAGCTAAAGCCAGACACCCAGGGGCCCAAGAGAAAGAAACCCGGGCAAGGAAGAGGCGGGGCTAACGGAAGGAAGCAGCAGAGGCCGCCCCCTGGAGGGCGAGGGGAGGTCCCTAATAAAACATAGGAGGAGATATTACAAATAGGAAGACTAAACTGTCACTCTATGACCAGAATGACATCAAGTATTGACAGTAAAGGCTCTGCTTGTTTATTCAGACTATGATGGCTGTGGAATCATTGACTGTCTGTCTAACGCTGGGCTGGATAATCCCGGAGCAGCCGATGTGCCTACATTTCGTTTGGTGTCTACAATTTTTAAGGCTTTTCTATTTTCTGAAGAATTACGGGAATCTGGCCAACAGATCACCAACTTCTGTATTGCAAAATATATTGTAACGTTACAAATTGCACAGCGTTCATTCTTTATATGGGTTTTACATAGTATGGAAGAGAGTTTGAGACTTAAAGCGCGATTTTcgctataaaaatcaaatttcaacagcaactggtctgagtgtattaagtgataaagatgctaaggctgcattcaaaacttgcaaaactttttctgctgctctggtttgtagttatcacatactttaggagcactggccctttagtagtcagtgccaaacagttgcatgatgggagttctttttatctataatatattcctcctcttccatttatttccctgcctagctgatcacttgtgtttacaagcaaggctgaggtgactaagtgattggatgtgtaaataaaaaaaagactctgggaggagggcagctaatgaatacacaatgagcaagagaagggagggaggaaaacaaAAGtcggggaggatatgatgtcagcattagcttggcaagatggccactgcctagaataggattttctgcttttcctttataaaattcacaggaagcagtacgtggatagcacaatacatctgttatgtgagtagaactagtatttatctacttatgtgttttttatttctaggttagcatgggtgtcacttgttctttaagtagGAGAACAGCTGTTTTCTGTGTCCCCATTAGAGCGATGTGGGCCTCTCTTGCTGGCCCCTGGACCTCCATGAAGCTTtgcctcttaaaggacacccgaagtaagTGGGATGTGGAGGCTagcatatgtattttttttttaaacaataacagttgcctggcattctgctggtctctttggctgcagtagtggctgaatcacactcctggaacaagcatgcagctaatccagtcactgcTCAATCAGaaacgtctgatctgcatgcttgttcagggtctatggctaaaaatattaaaagCTGAGGATTAGCaacacagccaggcaatctgcattgtttgataggaaattaatatgtcagcctccatatacatctcacttcaggtttcctttagtcCATCTAAACCCAAAACTAAaaagacagaggtgcctggctcttctactgaccacatatgccattactcacagagggggacactggaggcacaggggaacagaggtagcacagagggggacactgtagGCACGGGGAAAAGAggcaggacactggaggcacagaggggggacactggaggcccagGGGAACAGAgcaacagagggggacactggaggaacagaggtagcacagagggggacactggaggcacaggggaacagaggtagcacagaggggggcactggaggcacaggggaacagagggagacactggaggcacaggggaacagaggtagcacagagggggcactggaggcacggggAAACAGAGGTAGCACAGAGCAATAGagagagacactggaggcacaggggaacagaggtagcacagagggggacactggaggcacaggggaac contains:
- the RPP25L gene encoding ribonuclease P protein subunit p25-like protein, whose protein sequence is MENYKKVREEEKAQDPPFSALPPDIIDMKVKDGSKIRNLMGFAIGKMESDGVRQILFSGTGKALSKTITCVEIMKRRVKNLHQVTKVFYRPREEIWEPIVPEVGLDPLTVKRNTPAICVLLSKDPLDTSELGYQAPGKYDSHWIQELKPDTQGPKRKKPGQGRGGANGRKQQRPPPGGRGEVPNKT